Within the Pseudomonas orientalis genome, the region ACAGCCTCAAGCTCTCGCAACTACGTCTGGCCGACGGTGTGGCGACCGACCTGGACGTGGCCGAAGCCGCCGCCCAGGTCGCCGCCATCGAAGCACGCCTGCCCGATCTGCAGCAGCGCCAGGATCAGTTGATCAACGCCCTGAGCCTGCTGATGGGCGAGCCGCCGCAAGCCCTGCACACGCAGCTGTCCAAGGACGCGGCCGTGCCGCAGACCCAGCGCCAGGTCGCCATCGGCCTGCCGTCGGAGCTGGCCGAGCGCCGCCCGGACATCCGCCAGGCCGAAGCCCGTTTGCACGCCGCCACTGCCAGCATCGGCGTGGCCAAGGGTGATTTCTATCCGCGCATCACCCTGTCCGGCAGCCTCGGCTCCCAGGCCCTGCAACTCTCGGACTTCGGCTCCTGGGGCTCACGCGCCTTCGCCTTCGGCCCGCAATTGAGCCTGCCGCTGTTCAACGGCGGGCGCCTGCAAGGCATGGTCGATTTACGTGAAGCCCAGCAACAGGAAGCGGCGCTGGCCTACCAGCAAACCGTGCTGCGCGCCTGGCATGAGATCGACGACCAACTGACCCGCTACAACGCCAGCCAACTGCGCCGCGACAGCCTGGCCGAAGCCGTGCGCCAGAACCAGATCGCGCTCACCACCGCGCAACAGCAGTACGTCGAAGGGGTAGCGGATTTCGTCAATGTGCTCACCGTGCAAAGCGCGCTGCTGGCGACCCAGGAACAGTGGGTGGAAAGCTCCACGGGCGTGTCGTTGGCCATGGTCGGCTT harbors:
- a CDS encoding efflux transporter outer membrane subunit, which encodes MRQLAWLTLSLISLSACTVGPDFQRPQGPQVAQWSEPQGRQAASRASSDPLQERWWDVFHDEQLSALTRRALSDNLDLKLASSRLQQSRAVRQVTTAERYPNVDAGGGYQRKRNSAKGLNDPSGENGRSAFSQWDMGFSAAWELDFWGRVKRETEAADATLDVAENDRRAVLLSVLAETAQDYIQLRGVQNTRAVTEQNLDVARHSLKLSQLRLADGVATDLDVAEAAAQVAAIEARLPDLQQRQDQLINALSLLMGEPPQALHTQLSKDAAVPQTQRQVAIGLPSELAERRPDIRQAEARLHAATASIGVAKGDFYPRITLSGSLGSQALQLSDFGSWGSRAFAFGPQLSLPLFNGGRLQGMVDLREAQQQEAALAYQQTVLRAWHEIDDQLTRYNASQLRRDSLAEAVRQNQIALTTAQQQYVEGVADFVNVLTVQSALLATQEQWVESSTGVSLAMVGLYKALGGGWESVYPLQAVQ